The following proteins are encoded in a genomic region of Syntrophales bacterium:
- a CDS encoding PAS domain S-box protein → MRRTAIIIIVALVLVIGGIWSVYKGYLRVAAEAEEQFKMHQVAEARDIGHEAELVMGHIMDKMMRGQTGTDTYISGWHRGEKGKIEKLMAYAPFSLGDGHYSVALATPRAGAIPGSRKNFVNALGGLTIVTLIILVGILSVLRINRRRSELLKGKTKLLEEIRESEERYRNLFKNSLDGVFTVDNEGNITSCNRVIEEMLGYTTGELMALNYRDYMDPETADYVFQRYNELFRTGRPIRGLCYEIVRKDGKKRIVEGYVSLIKKGGWIEGFQGSLRDITEQKKMEEALLESERRHKALFEEARETKDFLETIFETSPDMVTTTDKKGFITFTNRAAAEILGYKKEELLGKHVSEFYDRGMERAREINDLLIRDGELRHYRFKSTNREGREIWVSLSGALLKDSEGKAIGTLGFFRDITPLVTAEEELRTSEKRYRDLLQNSSDLIYTVDIEGRFTSFNKAGEEVTGFAEKDILGKHVSIIVPQDAIEKAEAEIRKLLKGEKSERFEINIRKFGKGSLIGELSLSLIWEGGRVIGTMGIIRDITEKRRAEEEIRKKNEELENFVHSVSHDLKAPVVSIQGFSSILLTNYLDKLDDNGKRYLTRIQSNATKMQMIIADLLEFSRIGMVVSNFENVSPRQIITDVLTMLAPQLKGLKVNVEGELPTIRGDRNRIYQVFENLIQNSIKYMGGTEGPMIRIGCEPRGEFYEFYVRDNGIGIDPKYHQKIFQIFQRLNDVAVEGTGIGLATVKKIVETYGGAIRIESEKGKGATFYFTMPRAA, encoded by the coding sequence ATGAGAAGAACAGCTATAATCATAATCGTTGCCCTAGTGTTGGTGATCGGGGGAATATGGAGCGTTTATAAGGGCTATCTTCGGGTAGCCGCTGAGGCAGAAGAACAATTCAAGATGCATCAGGTGGCCGAGGCGAGAGATATAGGCCATGAGGCGGAACTGGTCATGGGCCATATTATGGACAAGATGATGAGAGGCCAGACGGGGACAGATACGTATATCAGCGGCTGGCACCGGGGGGAAAAGGGAAAAATCGAAAAACTAATGGCCTATGCCCCCTTTTCCCTTGGTGACGGGCACTATTCGGTGGCGCTGGCAACTCCCAGAGCAGGAGCCATTCCCGGAAGCAGGAAAAATTTCGTAAACGCTCTCGGAGGGTTAACTATTGTTACCCTTATAATACTGGTTGGTATTTTGTCTGTTTTAAGGATCAATCGCAGGCGGAGCGAGTTACTCAAGGGAAAAACAAAACTCCTGGAGGAGATAAGGGAATCCGAGGAAAGATACAGAAACCTGTTTAAAAACTCCCTTGATGGCGTTTTTACGGTAGATAATGAAGGAAATATTACCTCCTGCAATAGGGTGATAGAGGAAATGTTAGGTTACACCACCGGAGAACTTATGGCATTGAACTACAGAGATTATATGGATCCTGAAACGGCTGATTATGTCTTTCAGAGATACAATGAACTCTTTCGCACCGGCAGACCGATCCGTGGTTTGTGTTACGAAATCGTCCGCAAAGACGGTAAAAAGAGGATAGTGGAAGGCTATGTAAGTTTAATAAAGAAGGGGGGGTGGATCGAGGGCTTCCAGGGGTCGTTGCGGGATATAACAGAGCAAAAAAAGATGGAAGAGGCGCTCCTCGAAAGCGAGAGAAGGCATAAAGCCCTCTTTGAGGAAGCGAGAGAAACCAAGGACTTTCTGGAGACCATTTTCGAAACATCGCCGGATATGGTGACAACTACAGATAAAAAGGGTTTTATTACCTTTACCAATCGGGCGGCAGCAGAAATCTTAGGCTATAAAAAAGAAGAATTATTGGGGAAGCATGTCTCAGAATTCTATGATCGGGGAATGGAAAGGGCAAGGGAGATTAATGATCTTCTAATCAGAGACGGGGAACTCCGTCATTACAGGTTTAAAAGTACCAACAGGGAAGGAAGGGAAATATGGGTCAGTCTCTCCGGTGCGCTCCTTAAGGATAGTGAGGGAAAAGCAATCGGAACACTCGGCTTTTTTAGAGATATTACGCCGCTGGTAACGGCGGAGGAAGAGCTCAGGACATCTGAAAAGAGGTACCGGGACCTCCTCCAGAATTCAAGTGATCTCATCTACACAGTGGATATAGAGGGTAGGTTTACCTCCTTCAACAAGGCGGGGGAGGAGGTAACAGGTTTTGCGGAAAAAGATATCCTGGGAAAACATGTATCTATCATAGTTCCCCAAGACGCTATCGAAAAGGCAGAGGCAGAAATAAGGAAACTATTAAAAGGTGAAAAGAGCGAACGATTCGAGATAAATATCCGTAAATTCGGGAAGGGATCACTTATCGGCGAACTGAGTCTCTCCCTCATCTGGGAAGGGGGAAGGGTTATCGGAACCATGGGGATAATACGGGACATTACCGAGAAGAGGAGGGCGGAAGAAGAGATCAGGAAAAAGAATGAAGAGCTGGAAAACTTTGTTCATTCTGTTTCCCATGACCTGAAGGCGCCTGTCGTTTCCATCCAGGGCTTTTCTTCCATCCTCCTTACCAATTATCTCGATAAATTGGATGACAATGGGAAAAGATATTTAACTCGCATTCAGAGCAATGCCACGAAGATGCAGATGATTATTGCCGACCTCCTTGAATTTTCAAGGATCGGTATGGTAGTCAGTAACTTCGAGAATGTTTCCCCCCGACAGATCATCACCGATGTTTTGACTATGTTAGCTCCCCAACTTAAGGGTTTAAAGGTGAATGTGGAGGGAGAATTGCCCACTATCCGTGGTGACAGAAACAGGATCTATCAGGTCTTTGAAAATCTGATCCAGAACTCTATCAAGTATATGGGAGGTACAGAAGGTCCGATGATCAGGATTGGATGTGAACCGAGAGGCGAGTTCTATGAGTTCTACGTGAGGGACAATGGGATAGGTATTGATCCCAAATATCATCAAAAGATATTTCAGATCTTCCAGAGGTTGAACGATGTGGCAGTTGAGGGAACTGGCATCGGTCTTGCCACTGTAAAAAAGATTGTGGAAACGTATGGCGGGGCTATCCGTATAGAATCAGAAAAGGGAAAGGGGGCAACCTTTTACTTCACAATGCCCAGGGCAGCCTGA
- the secG gene encoding preprotein translocase subunit SecG: MQTLVTVLHIIACLMLVFVVLLQAGKGADMGAAFGGSSQTIFGSSGPGTFLGKMTTVVAAVFMLTSLVLSYAIHKGASLMDSYSRPAVERTVPQTQAAKQGIPPGTSTGTTGQKTKTETPPLK, from the coding sequence ATGCAAACTCTTGTTACTGTCTTGCATATCATCGCTTGCCTGATGTTGGTTTTTGTCGTTCTCCTTCAGGCAGGTAAGGGTGCAGATATGGGGGCGGCTTTTGGCGGATCAAGCCAAACTATCTTCGGCAGCAGTGGTCCGGGAACCTTTCTCGGAAAAATGACGACAGTAGTGGCCGCGGTTTTTATGTTGACATCCCTTGTCCTGTCGTATGCTATCCATAAGGGGGCGTCGTTGATGGATAGTTATTCTCGACCGGCGGTTGAAAGAACGGTACCACAGACACAGGCGGCGAAACAAGGTATTCCCCCAGGCACATCAACGGGAACCACAGGGCAAAAAACGAAGACAGAAACCCCGCCATTGAAGTGA
- the tpiA gene encoding triose-phosphate isomerase produces the protein MIRPFIAGNWKMNKTIGEAVDFASRLRKTLAEPLDRDVVIAPSFTALYAVAEALKDSGIHLCAQNLHEDAGGKGAYTGEVSAPMLADAGCEYVIIGHSERRTLFGERDKVINKKVRTALKFGLRPILCLGETLKEREQGKTFAVVERQIKEGLNNFIADDIKNVIVAYEPVWAIGTGKTATPEQAGEVHAFIRHMVETNYEKAIACHFTIIYGGSVSPDNIRDLMAQRDINGALVGGASLDVESFTRIVRF, from the coding sequence ATGATCAGGCCATTTATCGCCGGCAACTGGAAAATGAATAAAACAATAGGGGAGGCGGTTGATTTTGCATCTCGCCTGAGGAAGACCCTCGCCGAACCCCTCGACAGGGATGTGGTCATTGCCCCGTCCTTTACAGCCCTTTATGCTGTGGCGGAGGCGCTGAAGGATTCAGGGATTCACCTCTGTGCGCAGAATCTCCACGAGGATGCCGGGGGGAAGGGGGCCTATACGGGGGAGGTGTCCGCCCCGATGCTGGCCGATGCCGGCTGCGAATACGTCATCATAGGCCATTCAGAACGCCGTACCCTTTTTGGTGAAAGAGATAAGGTAATCAATAAGAAGGTCAGGACTGCCCTGAAATTCGGCCTGAGACCAATACTCTGCCTCGGGGAAACCCTCAAGGAAAGAGAGCAAGGAAAGACCTTCGCCGTTGTTGAAAGGCAAATCAAAGAGGGGTTGAATAATTTTATTGCTGATGATATAAAAAATGTTATTGTTGCCTATGAACCGGTCTGGGCCATTGGTACCGGTAAGACGGCGACACCGGAGCAGGCCGGGGAAGTGCATGCATTTATTCGCCACATGGTGGAGACGAACTATGAAAAGGCAATCGCCTGCCATTTTACTATCATCTATGGGGGAAGCGTTAGTCCAGACAATATCCGTGATCTGATGGCTCAGCGGGACATAAATGGCGCTCTGGTAGGAGGGGCAAGCCTGGATGTCGAATCGTTCACCAGGATTGTAAGGTTTTGA
- the gap gene encoding type I glyceraldehyde-3-phosphate dehydrogenase, which produces MAVKVAINGFGRIGRYLVRACLGCDDIVIVAINSRARPDVLAHLLKYDSVHGKIKADVAVEEDALVVDGKKIKVTNVTTNLADLPWGKLGVDIVLESTGKFRKKDEVVGHLTAGARKVILSAPGKGVDGTFVMGVNEDAYNPAKHHIISNASCTTNCLAPVAKVLHDEFTIIRGLMTTVHSYTMDQRLLDGSHKDLRRARAAAMSIVPTSTGAAIAVTEVIPALKGKLDGLALRVPTPNVSLVDLTAEVGCPVTVGEVNGALKAASEGKLKDIMAFCEEELVSIDFTSSSYSAIVDAPLTKVIGENFVKVFAWYDNESGYACRMRDLALYMGRKSRKS; this is translated from the coding sequence ATGGCTGTTAAAGTAGCCATTAATGGCTTCGGCAGGATCGGCAGATACCTCGTCAGGGCATGCCTCGGGTGCGATGACATTGTCATCGTTGCCATTAACTCAAGGGCCAGGCCGGATGTCCTCGCCCATCTTCTCAAATACGATTCGGTTCACGGAAAAATCAAAGCCGATGTTGCCGTGGAGGAAGATGCTCTCGTTGTAGATGGTAAAAAAATCAAGGTAACAAACGTCACCACTAATCTCGCCGACCTTCCCTGGGGAAAATTAGGCGTTGATATCGTCCTCGAATCAACGGGCAAGTTCAGAAAGAAAGACGAGGTCGTGGGACATCTTACCGCCGGGGCAAGGAAGGTCATCCTCTCCGCCCCCGGAAAAGGGGTTGACGGCACCTTCGTAATGGGAGTCAATGAAGATGCATACAATCCGGCAAAACATCACATCATATCCAATGCATCGTGCACTACAAACTGTCTTGCCCCCGTGGCCAAGGTCCTCCACGACGAATTTACAATTATCAGAGGACTCATGACAACGGTACACTCCTACACCATGGATCAGAGGCTTCTCGATGGTTCCCATAAAGACTTGAGAAGGGCCCGGGCAGCGGCCATGTCCATTGTTCCCACATCAACGGGAGCAGCCATTGCGGTTACCGAAGTGATTCCCGCTTTAAAGGGAAAACTTGACGGACTGGCGTTGAGGGTCCCGACACCCAATGTCTCTCTGGTGGATCTGACGGCGGAGGTCGGATGTCCGGTTACTGTCGGTGAGGTCAACGGTGCCTTGAAGGCGGCATCTGAGGGAAAGCTAAAGGACATCATGGCTTTTTGCGAGGAGGAACTGGTTTCCATAGACTTTACGAGCAGTTCCTACTCAGCCATCGTGGATGCCCCCCTGACCAAGGTGATTGGGGAAAACTTTGTCAAGGTATTTGCGTGGTACGACAATGAGAGCGGTTATGCATGCCGGATGAGGGATCTCGCCCTGTACATGGGGAGGAAAAGTCGTAAGTCGTAA